The genomic window TCAAGCCCCCTGACATGGCTTTCCCTGGATAAGCACCGCTAACGAACTACTGTATGGGTTTCCAATCTAAACGGCTTTCCACCCCCTGTCGGAGCAAAACCGCCACTTTACCACGTACAGAGTACGTAGTTGGTAGGTCCTGGTACTTGACTGGGctggtggaaaaaaaaggaaaaaggaaaaaaaaaggggaaagGATAATTGAGGGTTGCGAACGAAATGGGTCCTCCCTCATTTTTCGCTCACTTTGTTAGACTAGACCCCCCCCCAAGACCCTTGACATCCCATCCGAAGCCAACCCTGTTCAGCGGAGCACCCCTGGATTGGCGTCCACCTGGATGCAGGACGTGCAATTTCCTTCCCCTCGTCCCCTCAGACGCCCAACTGCCTGTCCAGGGATGATGTTTGATGGAGACAGAAGTCGGCAGCTAGCCCGAGGTCAAAGGTGTATTTAACGCCGGTCCCTCGACCATCATGAACAtcctttcttctttctttctcctcaGCCCTCCAGCCAACCCAACAGCTCCTGAGTATCTCTGACTCTTTGACTTCGGTCGTCCACTCTTTCAAAACCAAACGCCAATAGCCTTGTGCTTCACGCAAATACATTCACTTAATACCCCCTTCGTTCTTAAACGAAAACCCTTTATACCCTTCAAATCAGTCAAAATGCGCttcactgctgctgctgtcatcCTGGCCGGCTCTGCCGCTGCCCACACCACCCCTGCCGGCTCGACCGTCTACAGCACCGCCTACGAGACCGTCACCTCGTGCGCCCCCACTGTCACCAACTGCCCGGCCTCGTCGACCGTCGTCAGCTCCAGCATCGCCACCCTGACGCCCTCGACCGTCTACACCACCTCGGTCCAGACCATCACCTCGTGCGCTCCCACCGTCACCAACTGCCCCGGCAAGCCCTACGTCGTGACCCAGACCATCCCCGTCTCCACCACCCTCTGCCCGGTGACCGAGACCAAGAGCCACGGCAACGGCACCGCCGGCGTTCCTTCCACCGTCAAGACCGCCACCGTCCCCGGTGTCAAGCCCACCGGCAGCACCCTCCTCCCCGTGCAGCCCCCTACCACTGGTGTCTTCACCCAGGCTCCCCCGGCTGCCTGCCCTACCAAGTCGGTTGAGACCATCACTTCGGCTGTCACCATCGTGACCTCGACCGTCATCTACAAGACCCACGACGTTCCCTGCCCGACCGGCGGCAACGTCCCCCCTACCGGCGGTGTCCCCACCGGAACTGGCAACGTTCCCCTGCCCCCTAAGCCCACCACCCCGGCCACTGCTGGTGCCGCTACCTTCGGTGCCTCGGCCGTcctggctgctgccgcccttGCCCTCCTGGCTTAAGCGGTTGTCAATCTAAAGCTTGACTTgaattttttgtttcttgcgAAATAACCCCATCCCTGTTACCAAAACAAACAATCAAGCCTCAGCCTGGGCAATGTATCTCATTTGTCGATTTTAAAAGCAAAGCCTTGGTGGCTATGGCGATCTTTTCATGTGAATACTTGGGATGATGTCCTAGCTAGCGTTTCAAATATGGCATGGCAAATATATGTACCCTTTTATAATCATAATCACATATCGGGGAACGTCTTGGGGGAGCCTGCATCTTTTTTGCTGGTGACTCTGGGTGGAACCGTTTTGACAataccccctttttttgcttcaaAAGTAGCATTTCGAAAATGTGATGTCTTAGAAAGTTGACCAACTCTGCTAACAACAGAAACAACAACTGACCGTAGCAAAATTGCGGGCTTGTGGGCTCCTCAAAAACTCGGGACTGATGAGATCTAGGTATTAGCCGAGAGAGAGAcgtaaaaaaaggcaaagcatTTTACCCGTCTTGTCGTCGGTGGCCTGTTCCTGCAGAACGGACTCCTGTTTGTAATCTTGGACCGATGTAACATCAGCAGGATTACTTTTCCGCAGACGTCAATCCTGTCATCCAGTCAGCTCATCCCATCTTTTTCCGTTCATGAACAGAGTCAGccacaaacaaaaagagaagaaaaaaccccGCCCATCCCGCTGACGTACGGAACAtgccccaaaaaaaaaaaaaaaaaaaaaaaaaaaagaattgagATCAACGCCACGTAACACACCCCCTGTCCAGGCCTTTGCTTGTTTGAACTTGAGCTGAGACTCGCTTATGGACTTGTTCTCCGCGGATCGATAATAATTAATATAGTTGCAACCAACTCCACTAGGCCGTACCTCGTGATCATCTGCGCCGGCGCCTTTTTTTCGAGGTGTCGAGGAGGAAGCAGCTCTTGGGCTCATGGGACGATCAATCATTCACGTGGATCCTACTAGATCCCTGGTAGATTGTTTGTGTCCGTGAACTGGTGTAAGAGAAACATGTTTCCCAGGTGTCCAGGGGACTTCCGATAACTGTTGTGGAATTCTTGCTGGCAGATAATGCTTGCTGTATATTGCTTAATCATAATAGCCCAAACAACATGGGTAAACAAGACAGCATACGGCGATTTATAAGCTCATATGTCATCCTTACTTCTGCTAATCTTGTAAATTTCCgattggttggttggtaGCACCTATGTGAGACGGTTTTGACATCTCGAAACTGCATAATTATCGAGTCATATTATATATGGACTCACCTTCTCGTACAACGAGTGTTGTTTCAGGCCTCATCATTGGCGTAGTCACTAGAATGAACCCTTTTTATACAGCAACTGTTTATCCTTAGCAAGGGCCTCACGGTGTTCTCCCAACTGTGGCAAGTCGGGTAATTCAGGACGACTCGGCATCGCCACAGCGGGCGAGTGCCACACTATCTACGTACACGATGACAAAACCAGACGAGCCCCGATATGGCACGGGTTGCGAAATTTGTTCTATCTGATGACAGTCGCCTTAAACCGGGCTCTCCTACACCAACCCCTTCCGTCCTCGAGGGGGCTGAGTGGCCGATGATGCGGGAGCGAATTTCTTATCAAGCACAACGCGTTGGGCGCAGCCTCCTCCACCGAGTCATGAGGGGCGATGCAAGTGAAGACAACCAGCCTGATCCCGATTCTCACCAACCGCATAGCTGCGGGGCCGCGCAGGAACACAACATATCAAGATCTTCAGACATCTTTCGTAGTATAGGGGTTAGTATGCAAGCTTGTCACGCTTGAGACCCGGGTTCGAATCCCGGCGAGAGAGTCCCACCTACGGCACCCTCAGGGTGCCCCCAAATATACCCTTTCAAGCTTGTTCTGGAAGCtggttgtctttttttttttttttttttagaaaaaaaaagtgtttgGTGAGGCACTTACTATTTTGCAATACTCCCAATTTGCTATGATTGCAGCTATTCATCCCAGGGCCCTATCATATTTGGACCTGACTTCCCGGGCAAACATCCGTCCGAAACGGGGCCCTGAACCACACGGTCGTCAACTGGTGCAACCTCAGCGACGGCGACGCGGCATCATCGGCCAACGGGGCACGGAAGAGGTTGCGGCCCGTATAATTGCTGGGGGCGCAACGACAACTGCATGGTCAATTTGAATACTTCCGCTTCTTGGGTCCCGAACCCTGACGTCGCTCATTATCGCCGCCTTTGCCCGTATCGAGAGGGGAGGTTCGGTACCGAGATTTTAGGAATGGGCGGTAATTTGTATACACACGGGCCCGGGAGCGTCACTTTCATCTtgatctttttctctttgagTGTGTGGATGGACAGGGCACGTGGCGGGGAGCCGTTTTGTGCATCGCTGCGACTGAGGGACGCCAGAGCCGAGACGGCCGTAACGGTTATCAAGTGGTCAACCTTACCTAGCTTGTTTGTTTTACCCTTGAGAGTCACGATTaccaagggaaaaaaaaaaaaaaaaaaaaaaaaaaaaaaaacctccccGAAAAGTTGATTTCGACTGCTTTGCCaatgagaaaagaaaaaggtgcTCAATTGGAAAGGATCGCGGTGTGGGCGATATGTGAATGTGCTGTATTGTAGGTGTGATGGTGATGATATcggcgatgacgatgacgatgactatttgggggggggggggggggggaatcCCTGCATGTCGCATTCGCACTCGGATACAACGCACGTACATTGGTTGAGGACCCCCGTAAGCCAGCTGCCAAGGCTCGATAAGCACGATAAAGTTATGTGCTAGAGGGATCAGGAAGCGGGCTTGGCGGCTCTTTTGACTGCAAAtagtttttcttcttgggtTGATTCCCTCACTGGACGCTTGCAATCGCTTAAAATCCCAAATGGGGCTTGTAAGTGGTCGACCTGTGCCACCATACCGCGCTACATGACACCGCGATATGCTGAACGGAGATGAATCTGGTTACCTGGGTCAAGCTGGTGTAGGCTGTGTAGGGGAGCTTCCAAGACCAACGCGGTTGTGACTTGTTTGTCACttttccgaatccgaatttccTCTCTTGGGTAAAAGTTGGATGACGCTGGCTATTTTGATGCTCTTCTATGCagccaagaagaaaaaaacaactaGCGATGCTGTATGTAGTAGGTAAAGCAATGAAGGAAGGAATACATGATGGCATATTACCacctacttttttttttttttttttttttttttttttttttttgcgcaaACGGACTCGTCAAGGCGGAAGAGGGGCAATCTTGAATGAAGGAATGCTTTTGCTACCTATATATTGCACGACATGCAGCTCCGTTCAGATCTCGGTCACTTTTGTTTTGGAACTCGTTAACGCGCCAGTCTGAGCTGCTCCTGACCTGGACTGTCTTAGGTTCTGTGTAACTAACTACCTTCAAACCAGTCAGGAAAACAAACtgacaagacaaaaaagaatttGCCAAACGCTCCTACATCCATCTTTTCTCTCCGCTTTTAGTCCTTTAATCAAGAATTCAGATAGATCTCTTGGGATATCCAATTCCCCCCAAGTTCTTTCTTTACCTGACCTTACCAGACTATACCCGGCCAGCTACCTGCAGCTCCTCAATCCTCCATTGAAAccccaaggtacctaccttacctaggcaTGGCTCAACCTCAGCAGCCACCTCCTGGTAAAATGACGGGCGGCGGTCCTCCCCCTCCTGGTCGAATGCCCGGCAACTTCATTGTCTTCGGTCCCCGAGCCAACTGTACCCTCGACCTCTGCCCCGTCGAGATGAGCGTGTACGGCTACCGGCCCTCGCTGGCAGCCAACGGCGCCTTCATCGCCCTCTTCACCATCGCCGCCATGATCCACGCCTATCTCGGCATCAGATGGCGTTCCTGGTGGTTCATGGGCTGCATGGTAACCGGCTGCTTCGTCATCACGCTGGGATACATCGGTCGCATCATCCTCTACTACAACCCCTGGAGCTTTGCAGGCTTCATGATGCAGATCAGTATGTCGTGCTCCTCCCTTTCGCCCATCCCCCCTTTCTTGCAGCATCTCCCAGCCGGCTGTTCAGCCTGTGTTGCCTGCCTGGCTAGTGCGTTGGGCTATAATCCTCAGGATCACAAATACTGACACCAAGGCTCGTTTCGTCCTCCCACAGTCCTCGTCGGATCCGGCCCCGTTTGGTTTTGTGGTGCCATCTATGTCACATTGTCCAAAACGTGAGTGTCTTACCACCATTCTTTGTCATCTTGTTCTCTTGTTTCCTACCCATTACCTCCCACCACGCTGTACTTTCAATGTCCAGCGAGGTTGTGTAACACCACGAGGTGCAACGGcgcgcccctcgaaaacgtGTCGAGGCTTGACACGGATAGACAAAAAGACCACCAGCTGACCATCAACCACCTATCCCAACCCACAGCGTCACCTTCCTCTCCCCAGCCTACTCTCGCATCCCCCCACGTCTGTACATCTGGATATTCATCCCCTGTGACGCCGTCGCGCTTGTCCTGCAGGCCGTCGGTGGCGCGCTGTCGaccaccagcagcggcgCGTCGCAGGTCGGCGTCGACATGGGCATCGCGGGCCTGGCCTTCCAGGTCGCCACCATGACCGTCTTCTCGACCGCCATGGTCGACTACATGATCCGGTACATGCGGTCGCCAATGGCCCGCGCCGACGGCAGCATCGTCCAAGTCCTCGGCGTCCGCCTCAGGCTATTCTTCCTCGGACTGGCCTCTGCGACGGTCCTCATCCTTGGGAGGAGTGCGTACCGCGTAGAGGAGCTCAGCAAGGGCTACTCGGGCCCTAGCATCCGGAATGAGACGCCCTTCATCTGGCTTGAGGGAGTGTGAGTTATGAGAAGGCCCCATATCATGAACAGAAAAACATAGCCTGGACTGTTAACGCTGACTGTATGCTTCATACCATGACAGGGTAATCATCGTTGCTACATATCTGCTTTGCATAGGCCACCCAGGCATCGTCTTCAGCAAGTGTAGGCAAGGCCGTCCGGAATCTACCGACAAGATTGCCATGTCGAATGTCAGGCTATCGTCGCTGTCTCCAGAGAATCGCATGTAACAGTGACGACTctgtgcttctttttttttatctttttttttttcttgttatgCAGCTCTCATAATCTTGTTCTCCCTTTCCCCGTGTCTTTTCTTGTCTTAATATTCCTAATTCCTGGCGGCGGAAGCCCAGCGATATGCTTCAGAATGGGATCCTAGACCCATAGATTCTTGTCTGTCAGGGGGACGACTGGCGGGAGCTGGCATAAAATCCAAATTTGGCTGCTGACTTGAGTAAAAAAAGGCTCACATGTGTCCATCTACATAGAACTGGGCAAAGCTAGAAACTAAACTGCGCTAGACGCACACACCACCCACTAAATAGGAAGCTTCTCATCGAATGACATGAGAAAAAAGATAACCGAACTAAAGCAGTAATAATGATGTACATAAAGAAAATGCAGATGGTCTATCAAACTAGTTTACACCTCATCCCCGTTCGCAAAAATTCGAAAGGTCCTCCTGATAGGCACAACTCCCATGGCGTTGCCTATTTCTTCTATGACGGTACCGACTCCTTCTATGACGGGCATACTAGCCTAACCTTTGACATCATTCTTGCTATTATCTAGAGACTATTTCAAAAGAGGGCTGCCTTCTGTATTATCAGTGACACCATCGAACTGCCCCTCATCTTCAGTAAGCACAGCCTTCTCGTCCGATGCAAACTCCATCTCGTCGTTGGTGGTGATCTCCTCATCTGTGCCGTTGGTAGATCCTCGAAGGAGTAAGAGCTCCCGAAGGTCATCCTCGCTGATAATGCTCTCTACACTACCGCGCCGGATATAAGGCCTCGTCTCCCTCCGACCACGCTCAATGAGTCTTTCAATGCGCAGCCTGTTCGAGATGAACTTGATCTTGGGAAACGTCGACTGCTGGCCCTCGTGAATCATGCGTGCGAGACGAGCATTATCTGGATCAGAGAGGATGTGCACAAAGTCGGATAGGATCGTCTTGGGCCAGATTGTGACGGTTCCGCCGAACGACTGTTGAAGCCATAGTTGCGACCAGTCCTGACCCAGTGGCCTAGGAAGAAGCTCCAGCTGCCGGAGAACCTTGAGCCACTTGGTGAGGTCGAGCTTGATGTACTGCTCAGTAGCGCTGCCCAAAAAGCCACCCCTCCATCCTCTGCCACGACGATGCGTGACGGGCTGTCCAACCGAGCCTCTGCTGCTGAAGAAGAATAGATTGATGTGTGGGTTTACCTGACTGACAATGGTGAAGTTCACATTGAACTGCAGGTTCAGCGCACGGATGGGAATGTCAGTCCGCAGGCTTCCATCCTTCCACTTGTGCCCAAATGAGTAGGGCGCAAGATTACCATCTGCCTTCTTCATCATGAGCACCACAGGGTTGAGGATGCCCGGGACAGCAGCCGAAGCCAAGACTGCAGACCAAATGACACAGTCAGGAGAGGTCAGGTAGTTGCAGAGGATTGTTGGCGAGTGTGGGTCGGCGGGCACACACGAGACGTTTAAGATGCGACCCGTCCTCTCATATGCTTCCCTGAATGTCATGGACCCATGTGACCACCACGAGCACTGCTTCGCCCAGTCAACCGAGTCGAATCTGGCCCCGGTGGACCACCATCTTCGGAACCAAACGGTTATGGGCTCCCTGCATGCCGTGATCTTGGTCGACAGGGACGGGACCAGTAGCTTCTTTAGCTCCTCGTTGGTGCGGGTAGCTACAAGAGCCGCGACTAAAGCACCCCCACTTGTTCCCGTGATGACGTCGGGAAGAAGGTCCTCTTCCAGCAAAGCCTTGACGACACCAAAGTGGTAGTAGGCGAATGAAGCGCCGCCCGAAAGGCAGAGCGCGGTACGTCCGTAATTTGCACTAACCCGTTTAAAAATGCTCCTCTTGTCTTCCATGCTGAGCTGCTTAGTTTCGAGCAAGGCCGTGAGACTTTTCTCGACTAGAATCATGACAATGTCTTAGATCAGCTGCAAGTTGCGTTAAACAGGGGGTGGGATCGAGtctaatgcacgcaccttcGTCGACGTAGTTCTGCACCAGATTCTTGGTGCCGTAGTACGTCTGGCTATAGAGCCGAGGGTTCTCCACACCAACAAAATTGTTCTTGACGCATGCCTCAATCAGAACCTTGAGATCCTCGATTGGCGTTGTCTTGCCTTCGTTggaagacgacgatgacTGAGACCCGCTCGCTTCCATCTGCGCCGCTCTTATCCTGGAGCGTCGAAGGGAATCCCACACGCGCCGAACGGTTTTACTGTCGTAGTAGGCGAACTCGTTCTGTTCCTTCCACGCCTCATTCCCCAAGAAGTTGTCCAGGTCCCGAGCAGCCTTGACCCAGTCGGGATACCGTGACGTGGCACGCATATTGCGACGAAGCTTCTCTCTGCGGCCTCTCCAAGCCACAAACTGCTCGTAGATGAAAATATAGGCGCGTGTGAACAAGTACGTGACTGCCAATCCGACAATCCATGCCCCGACTATGAGCAGAAAAGGCCACTTCAGAAGTCCGTATAGGTACCCCTCGCGAGTCTCGTCACGCGTTCGGCGCCCCGGGGCTACAGCCTTGGAACGCTTCCGCCGCCGCGAGCTCTTCTTTTGCCGATGTGTCTGAGAGCCTACAACTTTCTCATGAACGGGGGCCCAATCCGACTGTGCCGTTATGAACAAAGATTGGCTCGAGCTGTTGCCAAACCCGTTGGCATTGTTGGTATCGTTATCGCCTGGGATAGGGGCAGtctcgccgccggcggccgcCGCATGCGCAGCGACGACTTGTGCATCGTCGGGTAGTACGCTCGAGG from Pyricularia oryzae 70-15 chromosome 4, whole genome shotgun sequence includes these protein-coding regions:
- a CDS encoding patatin-like phospholipase domain-containing protein, which translates into the protein MTEKQINVPARAYGFPPDAYDPSLLPDFDVSFLRPEDLEAFIQALSAPDTTQPPDDGLASPRSPSARSFSSFDFTKRASSVLPDDAQVVAAHAAAAGGETAPIPGDNDTNNANGFGNSSSQSLFITAQSDWAPVHEKVVGSQTHRQKKSSRRRKRSKAVAPGRRTRDETREGYLYGLLKWPFLLIVGAWIVGLAVTYLFTRAYIFIYEQFVAWRGRREKLRRNMRATSRYPDWVKAARDLDNFLGNEAWKEQNEFAYYDSKTVRRVWDSLRRSRIRAAQMEASGSQSSSSSNEGKTTPIEDLKVLIEACVKNNFVGVENPRLYSQTYYGTKNLVQNYVDEVEKSLTALLETKQLSMEDKRSIFKRVSANYGRTALCLSGGASFAYYHFGVVKALLEEDLLPDVITGTSGGALVAALVATRTNEELKKLLVPSLSTKITACREPITVWFRRWWSTGARFDSVDWAKQCSWWSHGSMTFREAYERTGRILNVSCVPADPHSPTILCNYLTSPDCVIWSAVLASAAVPGILNPVVLMMKKADGNLAPYSFGHKWKDGSLRTDIPIRALNLQFNVNFTIVSQVNPHINLFFFSSRGSVGQPVTHRRGRGWRGGFLGSATEQYIKLDLTKWLKVLRQLELLPRPLGQDWSQLWLQQSFGGTVTIWPKTILSDFVHILSDPDNARLARMIHEGQQSTFPKIKFISNRLRIERLIERGRRETRPYIRRGSVESIISEDDLRELLLLRGSTNGTDEEITTNDEMEFASDEKAVLTEDEGQFDGVTDNTEGSPLLK